The following proteins are encoded in a genomic region of Natrinema sp. DC36:
- a CDS encoding NAD(P)/FAD-dependent oxidoreductase, whose protein sequence is MRDVCIVGGGVAGLAASIFTARAGLDTLVIDGGESILERNASLENYPGFPEGLDARRYLQLSREQARNAGAEFELGRVTSTELVDETDLEAGFVLETEGGDPLEARRVIAASWSDSEYLVPLDVGRIQRGSKHFVDTDEAGRTAVDGVYAAGRLAEEPHQTIVAAGHGAKVALAAIHDSDANFYHDWVAPEGYFTGRGREVPPGCEEIDDAERRERDDKARARLLEAFEEPLDEVPTMHPSVAED, encoded by the coding sequence ATGCGAGACGTTTGTATCGTCGGCGGAGGCGTCGCCGGCCTCGCCGCCTCGATCTTCACCGCACGCGCGGGACTGGATACCCTCGTCATCGACGGGGGCGAATCGATCCTCGAGCGCAACGCCAGCCTCGAGAACTACCCCGGCTTTCCCGAGGGCCTCGACGCCCGCAGGTACCTGCAACTGAGCCGCGAACAGGCCCGCAACGCCGGCGCCGAGTTCGAACTCGGTCGGGTCACGAGCACGGAACTGGTCGACGAGACGGACCTCGAGGCCGGCTTCGTCCTCGAGACCGAGGGCGGCGACCCGCTCGAGGCGCGGCGGGTGATCGCGGCCTCGTGGTCGGACAGCGAGTATCTCGTCCCGCTCGACGTGGGTCGCATCCAGCGCGGGAGCAAGCACTTCGTCGACACCGACGAGGCCGGCCGGACGGCCGTCGACGGCGTCTACGCCGCGGGCCGACTCGCGGAGGAACCCCACCAGACGATCGTCGCAGCGGGCCACGGTGCGAAGGTCGCCCTCGCCGCGATCCACGATTCGGACGCGAACTTCTATCACGACTGGGTCGCGCCGGAGGGCTACTTCACCGGCCGCGGGCGCGAGGTGCCGCCGGGCTGTGAGGAGATCGACGACGCGGAACGGCGGGAACGAGACGACAAAGCGAGAGCCCGCCTGCTCGAGGCCTTCGAGGAACCGCTCGACGAGGTGCCGACGATGCACCCGAGCGTCGCGGAAGACTAG
- the surE gene encoding 5'/3'-nucleotidase SurE, with protein sequence MSDDLEILLTNDDGIDSTGIRALYDALSEHANVTVVAPADDRSACGRSLSHEVEVDDHELGYAVYGTPADCVVAGLAELGPFPDLVVAGCNKGANLGEYVLGRSGTISAAVEAAFFDVPAIATSLYVPVDDTPFAETEVTTDDYAEATRVTTYLADRALEAGVFDHAAYLNVNVPLPDGEPAPIDVTRPSKRYEMDAERDGARVTLHDRVWEDMTPDRLPDPEGTDRRAVVEGRISVSPLTAPHSTNHHEALDALADTYSSL encoded by the coding sequence ATGAGCGACGACCTCGAGATCCTGTTGACCAACGACGACGGGATCGACAGCACCGGTATCAGGGCGCTGTACGACGCCCTTTCCGAGCACGCCAACGTGACCGTCGTCGCGCCGGCCGACGACCGAAGCGCCTGCGGCCGATCGCTTTCCCACGAAGTCGAGGTCGACGATCACGAACTGGGCTATGCGGTCTACGGGACCCCTGCAGACTGCGTCGTCGCCGGTCTCGCCGAACTCGGCCCGTTTCCGGACCTCGTCGTCGCCGGCTGTAACAAGGGGGCAAACCTCGGCGAGTACGTCCTCGGTCGCTCGGGGACGATTAGTGCGGCCGTCGAGGCCGCCTTCTTCGACGTTCCCGCGATCGCGACCTCGCTGTACGTCCCCGTCGACGACACCCCGTTCGCGGAGACGGAGGTAACCACCGACGACTACGCCGAAGCGACCCGCGTCACGACCTATCTCGCCGATCGAGCGCTCGAGGCCGGCGTCTTCGACCACGCCGCCTATCTCAACGTCAACGTTCCGCTGCCGGACGGTGAACCCGCCCCGATCGATGTCACGCGCCCCTCGAAACGCTACGAGATGGACGCCGAACGCGACGGCGCACGCGTCACTCTCCACGACCGCGTCTGGGAGGATATGACCCCCGACAGGCTTCCCGATCCCGAGGGCACCGACCGCCGCGCGGTCGTCGAGGGTCGTATCAGCGTCTCACCCCTGACCGCACCTCATTCGACGAACCACCACGAGGCGCTCGATGCGCTCGCTGACACTTACAGTAGTCTCTGA
- a CDS encoding prephenate dehydrogenase/arogenate dehydrogenase family protein has product MDVLIVGAGSMGTWFGDAIDARVTFADLDRDAAATAAEAVGGDVTDLEGETTFDVVCLAVPMTHVTDAIADQADRAERAVVDVSGVMEPAIAAMERHAQELERVSLHPLFAPERAPGSIAVVRARSGPVTDELLAALEERGNELLETTAAEHDEAMETVQAATHAAVFSFALAAESVPEGFETPIYEDLRRLARQVTAGTPRVYADIQDTFDGADAVADAADEIAAAGPEELEALYREAAANWHAERDERDEHDEGVKHDERRDTGGNTT; this is encoded by the coding sequence ATGGACGTACTGATCGTCGGCGCGGGGTCGATGGGGACGTGGTTCGGGGACGCGATCGACGCCCGGGTCACGTTCGCCGATCTCGACCGAGACGCGGCGGCGACCGCGGCCGAGGCGGTCGGGGGGGATGTCACCGACCTCGAGGGGGAGACGACGTTCGACGTCGTCTGTCTCGCGGTGCCGATGACTCACGTGACCGACGCGATTGCCGACCAGGCCGACCGCGCCGAGCGGGCGGTCGTCGACGTGTCGGGCGTGATGGAGCCCGCGATAGCGGCGATGGAACGTCACGCCCAGGAACTGGAGCGCGTGAGCCTGCACCCGCTGTTCGCACCCGAGCGGGCACCCGGCTCTATCGCCGTCGTCCGGGCTCGTTCGGGGCCGGTAACTGACGAGCTACTTGCGGCCCTCGAGGAACGGGGGAACGAACTACTCGAGACGACGGCCGCGGAACACGACGAGGCCATGGAGACCGTTCAGGCGGCGACCCACGCCGCGGTTTTCTCTTTCGCCCTCGCAGCGGAATCGGTCCCTGAGGGGTTCGAAACTCCGATTTACGAGGATTTGCGGCGACTCGCCCGACAGGTAACCGCGGGAACGCCGCGTGTCTACGCCGACATTCAGGACACGTTCGACGGCGCGGATGCCGTCGCCGACGCCGCCGACGAAATCGCCGCCGCCGGACCCGAGGAACTCGAGGCGCTGTACCGTGAGGCGGCCGCGAACTGGCACGCCGAACGCGACGAACGTGACGAACACGACGAAGGTGTCAAACACGACGAACGACGCGATACCGGAGGGAACACCACGTGA
- the coaBC gene encoding bifunctional phosphopantothenoylcysteine decarboxylase/phosphopantothenate--cysteine ligase CoaBC, whose product MLEGVNVALGITGSIAAVRTVELAHELRRHGAAVRGVMTGSAQGIIHPWAVEFATENEVVTEITGGVEHVDLCGYEGWADVFLIAPATANTVGKIAGAVDDTPVTTCATTALGADTPVVIAPAMHEPMYDHPGVLEAIDTVSEWGVDFVDPRIEEGKAKIASEEAIVCDVARAAGDRPLEGEHVVVTSGATSESIDPVRVITNRSSGKMGRAVAKACYVRGADATLVHDGPDVPYADVCEVESASEMLAATREACADADALVSAAAIGDYTVEGSDEKIRSGQEFTLEFEPTPKLIDEIRADYPDLPIVGFKTETSGDDGAMIEQARTTLERADLAFVVANDASVMGAETTSALLVHASDVARYEGTKAGLGGEIADSIAAVLGARPATD is encoded by the coding sequence ATGCTCGAGGGAGTCAACGTCGCGCTCGGGATCACGGGGTCGATCGCGGCCGTGAGGACGGTCGAACTGGCCCACGAGCTGCGACGCCACGGAGCGGCGGTTCGCGGCGTGATGACCGGCAGCGCGCAGGGGATCATCCACCCCTGGGCGGTCGAGTTCGCCACCGAAAACGAGGTCGTCACGGAGATCACGGGCGGCGTCGAACACGTCGATCTCTGTGGCTACGAGGGCTGGGCCGACGTGTTCTTGATCGCACCCGCGACGGCCAACACCGTCGGCAAGATCGCGGGTGCCGTCGACGACACGCCCGTCACGACGTGTGCCACGACCGCGCTCGGTGCCGACACGCCGGTCGTGATCGCGCCCGCGATGCACGAACCGATGTACGACCACCCCGGCGTGCTCGAGGCCATCGACACCGTCTCCGAGTGGGGCGTCGACTTCGTCGATCCCCGCATCGAAGAGGGAAAGGCCAAGATCGCGAGCGAGGAGGCGATCGTCTGCGACGTGGCCCGCGCGGCCGGCGACCGGCCGCTCGAGGGCGAGCACGTCGTCGTTACGAGCGGCGCGACGAGCGAATCGATCGACCCCGTCCGGGTCATCACGAACCGATCGTCGGGCAAGATGGGGCGAGCGGTCGCGAAAGCCTGCTACGTCCGCGGAGCCGACGCGACGCTCGTCCACGACGGGCCCGACGTGCCCTACGCCGACGTTTGCGAGGTCGAGAGCGCGAGCGAGATGCTCGCGGCCACGCGCGAGGCCTGTGCGGACGCCGACGCGCTCGTCTCGGCCGCCGCGATCGGCGACTACACCGTCGAGGGAAGCGACGAGAAGATCCGCTCGGGTCAGGAGTTCACGCTCGAGTTCGAGCCGACGCCGAAGCTCATCGACGAGATTCGCGCCGACTACCCCGACCTGCCGATCGTCGGCTTCAAGACCGAGACCTCCGGCGACGACGGGGCGATGATCGAGCAGGCCAGAACGACCCTCGAGCGGGCCGATCTCGCGTTCGTCGTCGCCAACGACGCGAGCGTGATGGGGGCGGAGACGACGAGCGCGCTGCTCGTCCACGCGAGCGACGTCGCACGCTACGAGGGAACGAAAGCCGGGCTGGGCGGCGAGATCGCCGATTCGATTGCGGCGGTGCTCGGGGCGAGGCCGGCGACGGACTGA
- a CDS encoding class I SAM-dependent methyltransferase has product MSDHRDAVRSNAKYLRNVRPIDPEEICEYVEGNPHPAVVRQLLREEAADLGLLERDDGLFVPVDDEPVRPLRGPIERLPTDYERRLEDLLADRYGPNWEGGASGDLLRSTIRRFKASYLDGQPVEYDDDVAAGYAIYHLPGYYAAVQYALDDLAERGLLGRKLRVLDIGAGVGGPALGLCDYLPDDSLLEYHAIEPSAAADVLEELLAETGRNVHTTIHRTTAEAFDPSEAVNGGGDSGGSGDGFDPTAPDDGFDLILGCNVLSELEDPAEVTRSFLETLAPDGALLAMAPADKNTSVGLREVERDLEGERLWDRAAMDFDATGDSDSATYRRGEVTVYGPTVRLWPGETPSDRGWSFDVRSDLEVPGFQRRLDEAAPADDDDHAPGEFVNVDVQFSYSLLRLDGRRRIDMALETNEWAKMAEMERHVTNRIDIVAAKLSRSLSGDGDGNGGRGGRSNPLFKISDGSEAVDHYAVVTNETSLNGPLLEADYGEVCTFERILALWNDDEEAYNLVVDEETVVDRIG; this is encoded by the coding sequence GTGAGCGACCATCGCGACGCCGTTCGATCGAACGCGAAGTATCTGCGCAACGTCCGACCGATCGACCCCGAGGAGATCTGCGAGTACGTCGAGGGGAACCCCCATCCGGCGGTAGTCAGACAGCTCCTCCGCGAGGAGGCCGCCGACCTCGGACTACTCGAGCGGGACGACGGGCTGTTCGTTCCGGTCGACGACGAGCCGGTTCGACCCCTGCGGGGACCGATCGAACGGCTTCCGACCGACTACGAACGCCGGCTCGAGGACCTGCTCGCCGATCGGTACGGCCCGAACTGGGAGGGCGGCGCGTCGGGGGACCTGCTCCGCTCGACGATCCGTCGGTTCAAAGCGAGCTACCTCGACGGTCAACCGGTCGAGTACGACGACGACGTGGCCGCGGGGTACGCGATCTACCACCTTCCGGGGTACTACGCGGCGGTGCAGTACGCGCTCGACGATCTCGCGGAACGAGGGCTGCTGGGCCGGAAGCTTCGGGTCCTCGATATCGGCGCGGGCGTCGGCGGCCCCGCGCTCGGCCTCTGTGACTACCTCCCCGACGATTCCTTGCTCGAGTACCACGCGATCGAGCCCAGCGCGGCCGCGGACGTGCTCGAGGAACTGCTCGCGGAGACGGGGCGGAACGTCCACACGACGATTCACCGGACGACCGCGGAGGCGTTCGATCCGAGCGAGGCCGTGAACGGTGGCGGTGACAGTGGCGGTTCCGGCGACGGGTTCGACCCCACTGCACCGGACGACGGCTTCGATCTCATTCTCGGCTGTAACGTCCTGAGCGAACTCGAGGACCCCGCCGAAGTCACGCGATCGTTCCTCGAGACGCTCGCGCCGGACGGCGCGCTGCTCGCGATGGCCCCCGCGGACAAGAACACCAGCGTCGGACTGCGCGAGGTGGAACGGGACCTCGAGGGCGAGCGTCTCTGGGACCGAGCGGCGATGGATTTCGACGCGACTGGCGATTCCGATTCGGCAACCTATCGACGCGGGGAGGTGACGGTTTACGGCCCCACCGTCAGGCTCTGGCCCGGCGAAACCCCCTCGGATCGCGGGTGGTCCTTCGATGTCCGGTCCGATCTGGAGGTACCGGGTTTCCAGCGGCGACTCGACGAGGCCGCGCCGGCCGACGACGACGATCACGCGCCCGGCGAGTTCGTCAACGTCGACGTCCAGTTTTCCTACTCGCTCCTGCGTCTCGACGGCCGTCGGCGGATCGATATGGCGCTCGAGACGAACGAGTGGGCGAAGATGGCCGAGATGGAACGCCACGTCACGAACCGGATCGACATCGTGGCGGCGAAGCTTAGCCGGTCGTTAAGCGGTGACGGCGACGGGAACGGCGGCCGCGGCGGCCGGTCGAATCCGCTGTTCAAGATCAGCGACGGCAGCGAAGCCGTCGATCACTACGCCGTCGTGACGAACGAAACGTCGCTCAACGGACCGCTGCTCGAGGCCGACTACGGCGAGGTCTGCACGTTCGAACGCATCCTCGCGCTCTGGAACGACGACGAGGAAGCCTACAATCTGGTCGTCGACGAGGAGACGGTCGTCGATCGAATCGGCTGA
- a CDS encoding molybdopterin-binding protein translates to MEVAILTVGDEVLAGDIANANAQWLATRLTDNGATVDRILTIPDDRDRIAATIRTWTDALDAVVVTGGLGGTHDDVTADALADAFDRELVVDQSVRRDVLETVADYRDLDPKTVTADDLDVDVDAWAALPEGSRPVLNPEGLCPGCVLENVYAFPGVPAEMQALFERVAAEFSGNAVSRVAYTPQPEGSMAAAIDGVRERFDVTIGSYPDTERRNRLKVTGTDPETVDAALEWLAERVDLDVSE, encoded by the coding sequence ATGGAGGTCGCCATCCTCACCGTCGGCGACGAAGTGCTCGCCGGAGACATCGCGAACGCGAACGCCCAATGGCTCGCGACCCGGCTGACCGACAACGGCGCGACCGTCGACCGCATTCTGACGATTCCGGACGATCGCGACCGCATCGCGGCGACGATCCGAACGTGGACGGACGCCCTGGACGCCGTGGTCGTGACCGGCGGCCTCGGCGGCACCCACGACGACGTCACCGCCGACGCGCTGGCAGACGCGTTCGACCGCGAGCTGGTCGTCGACCAGTCCGTTCGACGGGACGTCCTCGAAACCGTCGCGGACTACCGGGACCTCGATCCGAAGACGGTAACGGCCGACGACCTGGACGTAGATGTCGACGCCTGGGCGGCGCTGCCCGAGGGCAGTCGGCCGGTACTCAATCCCGAGGGGCTCTGTCCCGGCTGCGTGCTCGAGAACGTCTACGCGTTCCCGGGCGTACCCGCGGAGATGCAGGCGTTGTTCGAGCGCGTCGCCGCGGAGTTCAGCGGCAACGCCGTCTCGCGGGTGGCGTACACGCCCCAGCCGGAGGGTTCGATGGCCGCGGCCATCGACGGCGTACGCGAACGCTTCGACGTGACGATCGGCAGCTACCCCGACACGGAGCGGCGAAACCGGCTGAAGGTGACCGGCACCGATCCCGAGACCGTCGACGCGGCGCTCGAGTGGCTCGCCGAACGAGTCGACCTCGACGTGAGCGAGTAA
- the trkA gene encoding Trk system potassium transporter TrkA has translation MRVIVVGAGQVGSNIAASLDDEHNVVVVDTDPERVESVTYSHDVLAIRGNGTALGTLEEAGVEEADMVIASTDIDETNIVVCGAAKAVAEPFTIARVKKTNLLRTWEQSRGAFGVDFMVCTDLQTAETIVRIAGLPGAHDVETFADGLVQMAEFEVGPDSPIAGDTVSEADRFESLTFAALLRDDEIVIPRGETVIEAGDAVVVIGSGSSVREFAGILTPGPSLEDANEIVIVGGTEIGYQTARLFEAEGLEPRLVERDPERARELAEKLPGTLVLQSDATDIDFLVREHVDESDIVVAAVEGDEKNLLISLLAKRLGVERTIGIVEVGEYVDLFETVGIDVGVNPRLVTAEEITRFTRKRQTENVAMLESDRAEVLEIEVGSESALAGERIRDAMAGLPAGIVIGAITRDGELITPRGETKVESGDHVVVFVDTAVLEEATSAL, from the coding sequence GTGCGCGTAATCGTCGTCGGTGCGGGCCAGGTCGGGTCGAACATCGCTGCCAGCCTCGACGACGAGCACAACGTCGTCGTGGTCGACACGGATCCCGAACGAGTCGAGTCGGTCACCTACTCCCACGACGTGTTGGCGATCCGGGGGAACGGGACCGCCCTCGGGACGCTCGAGGAGGCCGGCGTCGAGGAGGCCGATATGGTCATCGCGAGTACCGACATCGACGAGACGAACATCGTCGTCTGCGGGGCGGCGAAGGCCGTCGCCGAGCCGTTCACGATCGCCCGCGTCAAGAAGACGAACCTGTTGCGGACGTGGGAGCAGTCCAGAGGCGCGTTCGGCGTCGATTTCATGGTCTGTACGGATCTCCAGACCGCCGAGACGATCGTTCGGATCGCCGGCTTGCCCGGCGCTCACGACGTGGAGACGTTCGCCGACGGGCTCGTCCAGATGGCCGAGTTCGAAGTCGGACCCGACAGTCCGATCGCCGGCGACACGGTCTCCGAGGCCGACCGCTTCGAGTCGTTGACCTTCGCGGCGCTGTTGCGCGACGATGAGATCGTTATTCCACGCGGAGAGACCGTCATCGAGGCGGGCGACGCCGTCGTCGTCATCGGTTCCGGGTCGAGCGTCCGCGAGTTCGCGGGCATCCTGACGCCGGGGCCGTCCCTCGAGGACGCCAACGAGATCGTCATCGTCGGCGGCACCGAGATCGGCTACCAGACGGCGCGACTCTTCGAGGCCGAAGGGCTCGAGCCGCGACTCGTCGAACGGGATCCCGAGCGGGCGCGGGAGCTGGCCGAGAAACTGCCGGGAACGCTGGTTCTGCAGAGCGATGCGACGGACATCGACTTCCTCGTCCGCGAACACGTCGACGAGTCCGACATCGTCGTCGCTGCGGTCGAGGGCGACGAGAAGAACCTGCTCATCTCGCTGCTCGCGAAACGACTCGGCGTCGAGCGCACTATCGGCATCGTCGAGGTCGGGGAGTACGTCGACCTCTTCGAGACCGTCGGGATCGACGTCGGGGTCAACCCGCGGCTCGTGACCGCCGAGGAGATCACCCGCTTCACCCGCAAGCGACAGACCGAGAACGTCGCCATGCTCGAGTCCGATCGCGCCGAGGTCCTCGAGATCGAGGTCGGTTCAGAGAGCGCGCTCGCCGGCGAGCGGATCCGGGACGCGATGGCCGGCCTTCCCGCCGGAATCGTCATCGGAGCGATCACCCGCGATGGGGAGCTGATCACCCCGCGAGGGGAGACCAAAGTCGAGAGCGGCGATCACGTGGTCGTCTTCGTCGATACGGCGGTGCTGGAGGAGGCCACGTCGGCCCTGTAA
- a CDS encoding NAD(P)-binding protein, whose amino-acid sequence MMRIGIVGAGAAAAAAAYAIDGAPTETEVTVLEKSRGLCGRAATRRRDDVVYDYGANYVTSDDERVVELLTETLDDEGLVDVTEPVWTFDRAGTVSPGDGRDDHKWTYRQGLTQIAKRLFTRTDASVHRETRVETLVREPDDGEGSWRLEDASGTRWGPFDAVLLNPPAPQTADLLRSADWSSGTDTWESLAAAVEAVPFRTIWTGIFHYPFELERPYYALVNTDKAHEIGWVAREECKPGHVPDGESVLVVQANHEWSVDRYDERPAENCERLAAMTADLIGDERLREPDWIDYQGWRHALPEDGLPGEVLERAEREGLYCLGDWVAGEARLHAALRNGLEVGERVADAG is encoded by the coding sequence GTGATGCGAATCGGAATCGTCGGTGCCGGGGCGGCCGCGGCGGCCGCGGCCTACGCCATCGACGGAGCGCCGACCGAAACGGAAGTCACTGTTCTCGAGAAGTCTCGCGGTCTCTGTGGCCGGGCCGCGACGAGGCGTCGCGACGACGTCGTCTACGACTACGGCGCGAACTACGTCACGTCGGACGACGAGCGCGTGGTCGAACTACTAACGGAGACACTGGACGACGAGGGACTGGTCGACGTGACGGAGCCGGTCTGGACGTTCGATCGCGCGGGTACGGTGTCGCCGGGAGACGGCCGCGACGATCATAAGTGGACCTACCGACAGGGGCTGACCCAGATCGCGAAGCGACTCTTCACCCGTACCGACGCGAGCGTCCACCGGGAGACGCGAGTAGAAACACTAGTTCGTGAACCCGACGACGGAGAGGGGAGCTGGCGACTCGAGGACGCGTCCGGAACCCGCTGGGGCCCATTCGACGCAGTGCTCCTGAATCCGCCGGCACCGCAGACGGCCGACCTGCTGCGGTCGGCCGACTGGTCGAGCGGCACCGATACGTGGGAGTCGCTCGCAGCCGCCGTCGAAGCGGTCCCCTTCCGGACGATCTGGACCGGGATCTTCCACTATCCGTTCGAACTCGAGCGTCCCTACTACGCGCTGGTCAACACGGACAAGGCCCACGAGATCGGCTGGGTCGCCCGCGAGGAGTGCAAACCCGGCCACGTCCCCGACGGGGAATCGGTGCTGGTCGTCCAGGCCAACCACGAGTGGTCCGTCGACCGCTACGACGAACGACCAGCAGAGAACTGCGAACGACTCGCGGCGATGACCGCCGACCTCATCGGGGACGAGCGCCTGCGCGAACCCGACTGGATCGACTACCAGGGGTGGCGGCACGCGCTCCCGGAGGACGGCCTCCCCGGCGAAGTGCTAGAGCGCGCCGAACGCGAGGGGCTGTACTGTCTCGGCGACTGGGTCGCCGGCGAGGCCCGACTCCACGCGGCGCTTCGCAACGGGCTCGAGGTCGGCGAGCGAGTCGCCGACGCCGGGTGA
- a CDS encoding SRPBCC family protein, translating to MDRILLSTLAHRSPEEVFPYVESFTDYPRYTDHLKEVRVNGNGGVGSVYDLKLAWWKLSYTARSRVTDISPPESITWELVNDLDARGEWRVEPEPESAPADVETASRIYFEAVYDPHSADENAISLPRFVSLDWVIRKVEPKLIGEAETVVQRLVADIEGRPREVELTVHEMP from the coding sequence GTGGACAGAATTCTCCTCAGTACGCTCGCCCATCGGTCGCCCGAGGAGGTGTTTCCGTACGTGGAGTCGTTTACCGACTACCCGCGGTACACGGACCACCTGAAGGAAGTGCGCGTCAACGGGAACGGCGGCGTCGGTTCCGTCTACGACCTCAAACTGGCGTGGTGGAAGCTCAGCTACACCGCCCGCTCGAGGGTGACCGATATCTCCCCGCCCGAGTCGATCACGTGGGAACTGGTCAACGATCTCGACGCCCGCGGCGAGTGGCGCGTCGAACCGGAACCCGAATCCGCGCCGGCGGACGTGGAGACGGCGAGTCGGATCTACTTCGAGGCCGTCTACGATCCCCACTCGGCGGACGAGAACGCGATCTCGCTGCCGCGGTTCGTCTCGCTGGACTGGGTTATCCGGAAGGTCGAACCCAAACTTATCGGCGAGGCTGAGACCGTCGTCCAGCGGCTGGTCGCGGACATCGAGGGTCGGCCGCGGGAGGTGGAGTTGACGGTTCACGAAATGCCGTAG
- a CDS encoding M48 family metalloprotease, which produces MLAAAAFVLVLAVGPFLGFRAYARRVEAMDGPVEDRLHRLNRVQQVGGFGLPIVAILAGYTLGLVDRATAAVGTGGVELFGIAFLEFAVLIAVTFGIVTVPIVSMALGTYPTVRSLRETSASMWRVAKGTVTVMAVAVGSAMIGVGGFLAVISVVGSSAPVLVATLGAIVFASFGLSPYLIVLFRDRVPLEGQRRERVERLCTELGYRPRGLFLLEGESTKTANALVAGTVPGLRYVFLTDYLLAECDDDELRSILAHEFGHVAGRYLWQRGLLTVAVFGAWILGVQRFGLGGLEERFGFVGFFVPFMALYALYHVVLLGGLARWQEFRADSYAAREAGREAISKALETLADANDTRREAGLFYSLATHHPPIADRIDAIRDDAEGEGARATPSD; this is translated from the coding sequence ATGCTCGCTGCTGCTGCGTTCGTCCTCGTCCTTGCGGTCGGGCCGTTCCTCGGGTTTCGAGCGTATGCCCGCCGCGTCGAGGCGATGGACGGACCGGTCGAAGACCGCTTGCACCGACTCAATCGCGTCCAGCAGGTCGGCGGATTCGGATTGCCGATCGTCGCCATTCTGGCCGGCTACACCCTCGGACTGGTAGATCGAGCGACTGCCGCCGTCGGGACGGGCGGCGTCGAACTGTTCGGCATCGCGTTCCTCGAGTTCGCAGTACTCATCGCGGTCACCTTCGGGATCGTTACCGTTCCGATCGTGTCGATGGCCCTCGGCACGTATCCCACGGTGCGCTCGCTGCGGGAGACGTCGGCGTCGATGTGGCGGGTCGCGAAAGGCACGGTCACGGTGATGGCGGTCGCCGTCGGCTCGGCGATGATCGGGGTCGGGGGTTTCCTCGCGGTCATTTCGGTCGTCGGGTCGTCGGCCCCGGTGCTCGTCGCCACTCTCGGTGCGATCGTCTTCGCCAGCTTCGGTCTCTCTCCGTACCTGATCGTACTCTTCCGGGACCGCGTTCCGCTCGAGGGGCAGCGTCGCGAGCGCGTCGAACGGCTCTGTACGGAGTTGGGCTACAGACCCCGCGGACTGTTCCTGCTCGAGGGCGAGTCCACCAAGACCGCGAACGCGCTCGTCGCGGGCACGGTTCCCGGGCTGCGATACGTCTTCCTGACCGACTACTTGCTCGCGGAGTGCGACGACGACGAACTGCGCTCGATCCTCGCCCACGAGTTCGGCCACGTCGCCGGCCGCTACCTCTGGCAGCGCGGCCTGCTGACGGTCGCCGTCTTCGGAGCCTGGATCCTCGGCGTCCAGCGGTTCGGACTCGGCGGGCTCGAGGAGCGCTTTGGTTTCGTCGGCTTCTTCGTCCCGTTCATGGCGCTGTACGCGCTCTACCACGTCGTCCTGCTGGGTGGGCTCGCGCGATGGCAGGAGTTCCGGGCGGACTCGTACGCGGCCCGGGAGGCCGGTCGAGAGGCGATCAGCAAGGCCCTCGAGACGCTGGCCGACGCGAACGATACTCGCCGCGAGGCGGGCCTGTTCTACAGCCTCGCGACCCATCACCCGCCGATCGCCGACCGAATCGATGCGATTCGGGACGACGCCGAGGGAGAGGGGGCTCGGGCGACGCCGAGCGATTGA
- the hpt gene encoding hypoxanthine/guanine phosphoribosyltransferase, with protein sequence MDQLKQSLLEAPIIEKNGYHYFVHPISDGLPKLDPGLLREIVIRIIRKAELEEVDRIVTPAAMGIHISTAVSLMTDIPLTVIRKRKYGLEDEVAISQKTGYSENEMYINDVREGERVLVLDDVLSTGGTLASVLTALDEIGAEVVDTVAVIKKVGGENKVDDAGYDVKTLINVDVVDGEVVIVDEEGDQ encoded by the coding sequence ATGGATCAGCTGAAGCAGTCCCTCCTCGAGGCGCCGATCATCGAGAAGAACGGCTATCACTACTTCGTGCACCCGATCAGCGACGGGCTCCCGAAACTCGATCCGGGGCTGCTCCGCGAGATCGTCATCCGAATCATCCGGAAAGCCGAGCTCGAGGAGGTCGATCGGATCGTGACCCCCGCGGCGATGGGCATTCACATCTCCACCGCCGTCTCGCTGATGACCGATATCCCGCTGACCGTGATTCGGAAGCGCAAGTACGGCCTCGAGGACGAGGTCGCGATCTCCCAGAAGACCGGCTACTCGGAAAACGAGATGTACATCAACGACGTCCGCGAGGGCGAGCGCGTCCTGGTCCTCGACGACGTCCTCTCGACGGGCGGCACGCTCGCGTCGGTGCTCACCGCGCTCGACGAGATCGGCGCGGAGGTCGTCGACACGGTGGCCGTGATCAAGAAGGTCGGCGGCGAGAACAAGGTCGACGACGCCGGCTACGACGTCAAGACGCTAATCAACGTCGACGTCGTCGACGGCGAGGTCGTCATCGTCGACGAGGAAGGCGATCAGTAA